From the genome of Lotus japonicus ecotype B-129 chromosome 6, LjGifu_v1.2, one region includes:
- the LOC130724665 gene encoding ferritin-3, chloroplastic-like, producing MLLRAASSFSLLNSNGGDHLLPPLFSSSVSPKTFLPCATKGSNNRPLTGVVFEPFEEVKKELDLVPTVPQASLARQKFVDECEAAINEQINVEYTVSYVYHAMFAYFDRDNVALKGLAKFFKESSMEEREHAEKLMEYQNKRGGRVKLQSIVMPPSEFEHEEKGDALYAMELALSLEKLTNEKLLNLHSVASKNNDAQLTDFIESEYLGEQVESIKQISEYVAQLRRVGKGHGTWHFNQMLLQDGVAA from the exons ATGCTCCTCAGAGCagcttcctctttctctcttctcaacTCCAATGGCGGCGACCATCTTCTCCCCCCTCTGTTTTCCTCTTCcgtttcacccaaaacctttcTCCCCTGCGCCACCAAGGGCTCCAACAACCGCCCCCTAACCGGCGTCGTTTTTGAACCCTTTGAAGAGGTCAAGAAGGAGCTCGACCTTGTTCCCACTGTTCCTCAAGCTTCCCTTGCTCGCCAGAAGTTCGTAGATGAGTGTGAGGCTGCGATTAACGAGCAGATCAA tgtGGAGTACACTGTTTCGTATGTTTACCATGCAATGTTTGCCTACTTCGACAGGGACAATGTTGCGCTTAAGGGTCTTGCCAA GTTTTTCAAGGAGTCAAGTATGGAGGAAAGGGAGCATGCTGAAAAATTGATGGAGTATCAG AACAAACGGGGTGGGAGAGTGAAGTTGCAGTCTATAGTGATGCCTCCTTCTGAGTTTGAACATGAGGAAAAGGGAGATGCGCTATATG CAATGGAACTTGCTCTGTCATTGGAGAAGCTAACAAATGAAAAGCTCCTTAACTTGCACAGT GTTGCCTCAAAGAACAACGATGCGCAGTTGACAGATTTTATTGAAAGCGAGTATTTGGGTGAACAG GTGGAATCTATTAAACAAATCTCGGAGTACGTTGCTCAGCTTAGAAGAGTTGGCAAAGGACATG GTACCTGGCACTTCAATCAGATGCTGCTCCAGGACGGAGTTGCTGCTTGA
- the LOC130724973 gene encoding uncharacterized protein LOC130724973, protein MGLLKGYKVGKDEVEITHLQFADDTLIIGNMSAANTWTTKGILRWFELVSGLKVIEGIQLLRGNCDRWLWSQEASGEYTVKSTYRLIWAAGNSEVEGEGTEDDNRYFKGIWCNLVPSKVAALAWKIGLQRLPTMDNLMKRGCNKWLGIDSTVLPQNEMCHFLQHVQGRQGKRIDELWKVTWFATIWSIWLLRNSILFRGGDIDLLSVMELIKMRSWWWLKARAKNFKASFYEWNVDPGYCLRMCS, encoded by the exons ATGGGTCTACTCAAAGGATATAAGGTGGGTAAGGATGAAGTGGAAATTACTCATTTGCAGTTTGCTGATGACACATTAATCATTGGGAATATGTCAGCAGCAAATACATGGACAACTAAAGGGATTTTGAGATGGTTTGAGCTTGTTTCTGGTCTTAAG GTAATTGAAGGCATCCAACTGCTAAGAGGAAACTGTGATAGATGGCTTTGGTCTCAAGAAGCCTCAGGAGAATATACGGTCAAGTCAACTTATAGACTAATCTGGGCAGCAGGCAATTCAGAGGTAGAAGGTGAAGGAACAGAAGATGACAACAGATACTTTAAGGGAATATGGTGCAATTTGGTTCCTTCCAAGGTAGCAGCATTGGCGTGGAAGATTGGGTTGCAGAGATTGCCAACCATGGATAACTTAATGAAAAGAGGG TGCAATAAGTGGCTGGGTATTGATAGCACAGTGCTCCCGCAAAATGAAATGTGCCATTTTCTCCAACACGTGCAAGGGAGACAAGGAAAAAGGATTGATGAGTTATGGAAGGTTACCTGGTTTGCTACAATATGGAGTATTTGGTTACTAAGGAACTCAATTCTTTTCAGAGGAGGTGATATTGATTTACTATCTGTCATGGAACTGATCAAAATGCGGTCGTGGTGGTGGCTGAAGGCAAGAGCTAAAAACTTCAAGGCTTCTTTCTATGAGTGGAATGTGGACCCGGGTTATTGCTTGAGAATGTGCTCATAG